The following coding sequences are from one Vibrio syngnathi window:
- a CDS encoding HesA/MoeB/ThiF family protein, with amino-acid sequence MLSDFEFIRYQRQIALPEVGEQGQRNLLNSHVLIIGCGGLGNAAALYLAASGVGKIVLVDDDCVDSSNLQRQVAFRENQLGSPKVEALKQQLSELNGRSQVRTINQRMSESQLELEVMLADLVLDCTDNFESRQQVNQACFSTKTPLISGSAIGWKGQFIVFDYQNQKGCYHCLFPFRHHPQTTRCSDSGIIGPVVGTIGNLQALAAIQRLTRGEFQVATHQLKLFDGQTMNWQNLMVTQDSECSVCSASAIKHLEEEIQ; translated from the coding sequence ATGTTGAGTGACTTTGAGTTTATTCGTTATCAACGACAAATTGCGTTACCTGAAGTGGGTGAGCAAGGGCAACGCAACCTACTAAATAGTCATGTGTTGATCATCGGTTGTGGTGGCTTAGGTAATGCTGCGGCTCTTTACCTGGCTGCTTCTGGTGTTGGAAAGATCGTGCTGGTCGATGATGATTGTGTCGATTCATCGAACCTGCAACGACAGGTCGCGTTCAGGGAAAATCAGTTAGGTTCGCCTAAGGTTGAAGCGTTGAAGCAACAACTGAGTGAGCTCAATGGTCGCAGCCAAGTAAGAACCATCAATCAACGAATGAGTGAAAGTCAGCTTGAGCTTGAAGTGATGCTAGCTGACTTAGTGTTGGATTGTACTGACAACTTCGAGTCACGCCAGCAGGTTAACCAAGCATGTTTCAGCACGAAGACCCCTTTGATTTCTGGTTCTGCAATTGGCTGGAAAGGCCAGTTTATTGTATTTGATTATCAGAATCAGAAAGGGTGCTATCACTGCTTGTTCCCGTTTAGACATCATCCACAAACGACTCGTTGTAGCGATAGCGGCATCATAGGCCCAGTTGTTGGCACTATAGGTAACCTTCAAGCTTTGGCTGCTATTCAACGTCTAACTCGTGGTGAGTTTCAAGTCGCAACACACCAGCTCAAACTGTTCGATGGCCAAACGATGAACTGGCAAAACTTAATGGTCACTCAAGATAGTGAATGTTCCGTGTGCAGTGCGTCTGCAATTAAGCATTTAGAAGAAGAAATCCAATGA